taaaacacttagctaaatggATAAAGAACGTTGgattctataagctttcagaataatccttcaggtataagccttcaggaacgtggtAGGCACTAGGTAtagctaacgtccgatctctagcgcggtccgatcaagtctGCCGGCGGAGCCTCATCGCTCCCGCTTCGAAGTCAAGTTGGCAAACCTGCTCGAccggtctaccaacataacgacaaaactgCCACCTTGTACCAAACTTCACCCAAGTTAAACAACTTGAcattccaaagccttctacctgtcatcatagttcaacaatacgccaatagacggCCTTACTATCTACGTTATGAATTTCGTTACAACTTCAATaaaacgtagccaaacattgctaatagattgtatacaggcgtctaaaactatgaactgtaaggctgcaatacgtccttctggagtCACGCTCCGACATACATATGTACGTCGACAAGATTATATGAAGGCGCCGTGAATTCAGATCCTCCGAACGCAGCTCGCTGAGCACTGAGCGGACGGCCGTGCGTGCCCGGGATCGCGGATATCATTGTTTTTGAATTGTTACTTTTAGTTATTACTAAAAAAGTgataaatagggtatttgactgtatttaaaattagtTCCTTTacgccatgcatgaaataaagcaccagaagattaatagagaaacctAGAAAGCAgtcatttttagacacaatttctattttaaacccCGTGTTATACTATAAAGAGTAGAtcatttgatcgtgacgtcacatgctaggctagtgtttcatataaatttcattGATAGTCcctagcaaaatcgttttgacagttcgaaaaaagaaactgatttgactggtAGTCAATGTCAAATACCCAATTAGTTCGATTAGAAGTAAAAGTacgcatttttagaagcaattttcatgtTAACAGCTTTTGTTCAAAAATCGTGTCAAATTTTTaagcagatacttttggcgcctTGATAGTGACGGCACATGACTGTTGTTGTGTGTTCTTTCGCTTATTTGTAcaatcgcccacactgttaactgtacatgctggaccttatgccttttggggtcatccattaattacatcacacgaatttctaggtttgtTGACCCCTCTCCCCCTCcgtgtcacacttggtcacatttggcagacccctcccccctggtgtgacgtcacattttttcaacgaaatcgtcaaatatttatgtaatattttatcaaaatatttttcacaaaagaaatattagtaatttgacAACCCAAAACTGATTGGGATAGAaatttaaacgaataaaaacaattatcgttccaaaaacttgttttataccgtatttatcaatgataaaaaataaaataatttaaatatttttttgtcctCCCCCTTGTCACAGcgtgtcacattttctttaccCCCTCCCctcctaaacgtgtgatgtaattaatggatgacccctttgtTATAAGGTCCACCCATGTACAGTTAGTGTTGCTGTATGTACACTGGCTCCTGTGTGTGTGGACTATATTGACTCGTGTCATGTTGCAGGAATCTCGACAAAACCGCGTGGACAGCTGGAAGACCTTCCAGTCCGGCAGCGGcggcgaaaaaaaaaaaaaaaagaaaaacatgaTGAACTTCAAGCCGCCCAAGCCCAAGCCGGAGAGCAGATAACTTCCAGCCCTATAATAcgtaaggcttagcacgcactgcggtttttaaaaagcggttccgctgccgcaaaaaatgtaacgtacggcatttctttataagcgcacgcacttgcgatttaagaatgccgtacgttacattttttgcggtagcggaaccgctttttaaaaaccgcagtgcgtgctaagccttagtTTTACTCTAGTTGTAGTGGTCGTGCGAGGTTTGATTGGAGgtctgtaccagggatgttgcgaacatccgcatccgcatccgcaaccgcggaacttccgcattattttcaacatccgcatccgcatgaaatcgatgcggagcttatgcggatgcggatgtcgaacaagtcggcccAGGAACGTCATAGCGGCGGCGTAactggcgtaagtgctaggtaatttcgtcattacctataacgaaatcgtctagatccagaaaagtcggccaagttactgtttattaaatatgacgcacctatattcttgttcaaatactaaatgttacgttttttttaataaaaaaatactaaaaatgtaatatttgacgttttctaagtacctaatcttgacatccgcatccgcatccgcatccgcggatatgagcctttaaatatccgcatccgcatccgcggatgtcaaaaaatctgcatccgcaacatccctggtctgtacTGTCTgtagatgccccgaatagtggttttggccgaataccgaataccgaatattcggcccctctctcggccgaataccgaatgaCCTGCGaatattttgagtcacaattattatgaaaactgatcgctaacaaagctcaacgttagatgacgttagctaagatatatttttattgaacagcattaatgaatagagtcaaacaaaacagactcatgataaaaacaaaatgttttttaatcaataaaCGCTCAAGAAAGGATCtttgtatttaacaactttccaagaacacattctaaatatacctacatagtttttggttatttttattgtgcaatttttctttttaagtaggtgcaacagatattaggtattcattcggccgaataccgaatattcggcaaagtgaccgaacaggccgaataccgaatagttgccgaatattcgtggcatctctagtctgTACCCATATGAGACAGTGTCACAACTGACATACACaccaacgtctacgtaattatatacatctcgcttgcactaatatgcgagtccACTAacaagtaagttacgttctcgatagcgtttatgtcagtgccaaacatgtggtagccacactggtgAGAGTCAAGAATGTTTTCGTTGTCTTGTGGTCTGCCCCAAAACATGTGGCCTAGTGGCCCACCATGCAAGAAAAAATGGCAGGCAAATTTGAACCAATGGTATTCAATTTGTTTCGTTATAAAATCGAACGATACAAAACAATGCAACTTTGTTCCATTTAATAATGGTTCAAATTTAAAGTCTGGCCGTGGGTTTCAAACAACGTGGGTCAGAAACAagaaaatgagaaaaaaagGATTTTTGACCCAAAACTCGAGTATTTTGAGCCTGAATTTACATTACGAAGAAGAAAATACATACGTTTATTTGAAGCGCTTACAAGATTTCGAGGTTTTCAACCTACAACCTATATGCGCTGTCAGAACGCCGCTATTAACAACATTCGTTTACATTagaaatattataatgtaaagAATTAagtagttattattaaaaatccgACTATGGttaaaatgtaaaagtaagaTGGGTTCAAAGGTAACTAGAGTCTAACCAATAGGTTTAAAATTTTACtgtaaaaaattacaaacttctCTTCTTACTTTACCGTAGTACTTTTCACAGGTGTAAACTAAACGCACATGGTGTCTGCTCGGCTACCTTACCCCAAGAATTCGGGCCTTGGAAATTTTCACTGCCAACATTATATGACACCACTATTAAGCTCATATAAGCTAAGCTATCATATAAGCTATCATATAAGCTTTGCACGACCATATTGTTAATGTAAAAATGTCGATTTAATTTAGTATGTCAAAAGCTACTTTTGAATTTAATTAAAGTGATACAATGCAATAGAAATTGATCTTTctcatttaacccttaaatgcatgattttttctttttgcccgaaattaatatatgtatcatatAATTCTTTGCTggttctaggaaaaatagtaaaaaaaatataacatcgattttcgttgcgaaatcagtgttagaagttgcataggctaaatcatatttatgtaaatatataattattagtaagatatataggaaaaatcttactgccatcagaaaggtacactatttgtgatattcctatgataaagtttttaaatatataataattacaaaccccgaaaaatcggccctaaatcacacactaaaaatcatcaacttccggtttttccaagttttcccacatttcgtcttaaaacaaatgtaatttttataaattaaaatatgcgtaaatttaagtaaaaattcagaaaatttattaGATTAACTATTggaataatatacaggaacaaatagaatttgtctaattatgcataaaatttgatgtttatgttgtatcgtacaccatgcatttaagggttaatagtCAGCGGCATGTATTATTATACATTACAATATACATGCAAATGTAATAATCTTGTCTTGCAGGCAATTTTACTAGAAATAAAGACACCAGAGCATTCAAAACATGCCataagtaataactaataaaatacaatcattatattatgatgagtccaacataataatatatgtgtatTCGAAAGAGGCTTAACTTAATATTGTTTGGTTTGTTTATGTTGTCGAAACAAATAAGTAAAAGGGCGATACATTTGTGAATTTGCTACAAAACACGAATACACTTTTGGTTTCCAGCTGAATACGTTTCTGAACGTAACTTTAGGTTAACTATGGGGAAATATCTGAATGATCATTAagtaattactagcgacccgccccggcttcgcacgggttaacaaattatatataaccttcctcttgaatcactctatctattaaaaaaacgcatcaaaatccgttgcgtagtttaaaagtctaagcatacatagggacagacagcgggaaacgactgttttatactatgtagtgatcatATAATATCCTTTAACATTGAGAAATAAAGCAACTTCTTTGTACTTGTATTACAAACTACTATGCAGATAAGGCCTagaccccggattcttgtcgcgatcacgtgacaaaagggtgatttggggagtaaatggaatggtagaacaagataatacttaaattataagataactaATAAACTTTTCAAATATGCTCCGTTAACATCTGTCCCAGTGGAAAGAAGCTTTTCTTTTTTGAAGTGGATATATTCTGCTAGAAGACGTAGCCTAACCGCAAGTCATTTAGAACAACTGTTGATCTGTTACGGAGAGTCCGTTAACAATAGAGCGACGTCGacattttaatcttttttttttgtattatcttatcttaataaatccgtattaattaataggtactgttccatttactccccaaatcacccttttgtcacgtgatcgcgacaagaatccggggtctagataactgacccccccgGTCACTTATCTCTGCAGCAGACGATTGGGGAAATTTTGGAAACAAGATAAtgtcaaaaattacaaattactgTGCAACGCTTACCAAAGAGTTGCTGTAGTAAGCGGTGCTTCAAATACATATTTGAGGCTTTCGAAATTAGCCCGATTTCGAAGTTACCCCAATTTACAGAAGTGAGTAAAAATTTACTTTCAATTTGTTTACATAAAGAAAAGTAAATTACAATGAATAACATAAAGCAAATGTCGATAATATTACAGTGCAGTTGTTCAAGTACGAGTTATGTGATCGATATGTGATGTTCTCAGATAAAAGGTATCTTAATCTTCAATAAGACTTACTGGCATAGTTTCAATTAGGAACCTTCCTCATTTAAAATGACCCAATGTGTCcttgtaggtacattttgctTAAAATGTTGTGTATTGCATCTAATTAATTGGAAATATGAATTAATTGCCATATATAACTGAGTCATTTTATAACCGCTCAATATGTGAACACTAAGAGTACAACAATCTATAGatgttatacatatttttagcattgaaaTATCCACAATAGTAATAGACCTAAGACACTATCGCCTTCTGAATCAAAGCAAtacattgtatgtacctactgtaaacacTGTTTATATTAAAGCCATTTTACACTGCGTTTTTTTTTGAATGCTTAAAATCGTTTATTAATGTCCGACGGTTACCGGATTTTTTTCcggtttgctctatttttaccGAAGACGAACCATGGCCGAAACCTGCCGTGGTGCTAATTTTAATTTACGGTGTTATTTCTCAGTGGGTGCCATTTGAGCGTCATAGTCACATTGTTTTAAGAAAAACGCAGTGTGAAAGGGCTCTTAATTATTGTTAACCAAAACGTAAAGAATATACAGTTCCCCCTTTGGGATCATTTCAGTTTATGTGAAGTGTAGTTCAAATTCCTGTATATACATTCTGATTGAAATATGCGTTTTATTCGTAGAATGTAATTGTTTAGAAGTTAGTTTTTCTGTCGGCCAGGCGTTGTTTCgactaggtaagtaggtactaatcgCGCTATCAAgatatttcatgaaataattatcCTTATACAACGTTTTGTTTAGTTTGCGAATCGCGTGCTAGATGTCACTTACCGAGCCCTGaaaatcctgaatcgcgctaTCAAGATTATTCTTGGTAAAATGGCACCGGGCTCGTAGAATATAAGGTTTAGTTTCCAAATCGCACGCTAGATGCCACTGTACCGTGTCCTGaaaatcctgaatcgcgctatcaaaattttccttgataaaatggcACCGGGCTCGTAGATATAAGGTTTAGTTTCCAAATTGCACGCTAGATGCCACTGTACCGTGTCCTGAAAATTCTGAATCGCGCTATCAAGATTTTTCTATATAAAATGACCCCTGGCTCGTACAATATAGGTTTAGTTTCCAAATCACACGGACACACGCTAGATGCCACTGTACCGTGTCATGaaaatcctgaatcgcgctaACAAGatttttcttgataaaatgacCCCGGGCTCGTACAATAGGTTTAGTTTCCAAATCGCACGCTAGATGTCACTGTACTGTGTACTGAAAATCCTGAATCACGCTATCAAGatttttcttgataaaatggCACCGGGCTCGAAGATATAAGGTTTAGTTTCCAAATTGCACGCTAGATGCCACTGTACCGTGTCCTGaaaatcctgaatcgcgctaTCAAGATTTTTCTATATGAAATGACCCCTGGCTCGTACAATATAGGTTTAGTTTCCAAATCGCACGCTAGATGCCACTGTACCGTGTCCTGaaaatcctgaatcgcgctaTCAAGATTTTTCTTGATAAATTGACCCCGTACGTGCTTATATAACATATGTTTAGTTTGCGAATCGCACGCTAGATGACACTACCGGGTCCTGAAAAACCTGAATCGCGCTATAAAGACCCCAGGGCCCAGgctcattattattttttgtttacaatTGATAGCATGCTAGGTGGCGCCATGCAGTGTACTGGAAATCCTGGATCGCGCGGTCAagattttatttgttataacatagagtgctcactccatacctcagttttagtaccaaaaagactattagcatcgagtagcggaactatcagtactgctacttgacaatagatgtcgccaactcgccaccgaccggaaagtcttatggtGTTGAGATAATCCCCCATTATCTGTTAAGACTGCATCCTCCAAGTATAGACAGAATAGCTTCCTAGTTCGTGCGAGTCGAAGGCTCAATGAGCTGTCGAAGGAACTTGATATCGATATATTCAATTGTAAAGTTCCCAATGTAAGGCATAGTTTGGTTGAGCGGTGTTTTATGTGAGCGACCTTCCTACCAATGTATTTAATTCATGtatactttttgtttttttttctaattaggcgagcaaaatgcattaaaattaatttattcaactaAGTGTATTGGCGCCTTGATAGCgacattacataattatgtattatttaactgtataccgttatgataattttactttattttgttttcatcgCTCGAATTTTGAGACCTCTGACATTCCAGGCGCTAAtgtactaagtaggtattaaacttattaaactTAGGATCTATTGTAAGGCTTCTATTGCCATtttcaattatgttttttttctctttttttccttctctttttgtacgcatgtgtgtgtgcgtaggtgctagcattagttttaaatttaatactttgtaactacctgtgagttcctgtaattggcttcctgtttttaatcttactatctatttaaagtttgtagctgttggttctccttaacataaatccggtcggcgctacatctattgtcaagtagcagtactgatagttccgctactcgatgctagatgtagtcactgaaattaatagtctgaactgatgtatggagtgagcactttatgtatttttttctctatggttaaaaTGACCCCGGGCACATACAATAATTGTTCACTTTACGATTTTCACGAATCGCTATTGATTTTACCTAAAATGCACAAGCAATGAAAAACCTTCATCACCAAAGAGAATGAAACTTTATTGTCAAAATCACAAAGTATAATTTAGACTTCATCTTCGCAGTCCTCGACCTTGTCGCTGGGCGGGCCGGGGTAAGCGGGCGGGGAAAAGTTCAACCAAATGCTGTCAGTCAGAATCATCACGGCGAACGAGAACAGAAACCTggaaatattcgaaactttatTGCAGGAGTTGTCAATCCGTTGGGCTCGTCCCGTCGGGTAatatcacagaacaagtagaatggcgatgcgagcagggtacgtgtcgccgcggggttttgagcaaacgctcgcatgctactcgcccgcgctgaccgaaaatgaagtaaacatgcctttttgcgccacaataacgttcagattaagaagccagccATCAAATCtatctaaaggaggcgtatccattcaccaggcacacaattTTTtgctaccgttgcgcgagtgttagtaaatgtggagaggaacgagcggcgacaccggttccgatactaactgtgcgcgatagccattctaacctctttaatatgttctgtgggtaATATCATGAATGAAcgaattaaaacaaaaagacaGCGTCTATTCGccaggtgcacgactggtgctgccctcattttgtcggccTTTCTGCggagtaaaaaaagcggccaagtgcgagtcggactcgcccatgaagggttccgtatttaggcgatttatgacgtataaaaaaaaaactacttaatagatctcgttcaaaccaattttcggtggatttttgcatggtaatgtacatcatatattttttttagttttatcattctcttattttagaagttacagggggggggacacacattttaccactttggaagtgtctctcgcgcaaactattgagtttagaaaaaaatgatattagaaacctcaatatcatttttgaagacctatccatagataccccacacgtatgggtttgatgaaaaaaatttttttgagtttcagttcgaagtatggggaaccccaaaaatttattgttttttttctatttttgtgtgaaaatcttaatgcggttcacagaatacatctacttaccaagtttcaacagtatagttcttatagtttcggagaaaagtggctgtgacatacggacggacagacagacggacagacggacagacggacagacggacagacagacagacatgacgaatctataagggttccgttttttgccatttggctacggaaccctaaaaagcggcaaCAGCTGGCATTAATGTTTGACAGTCCATAACGACGTGTTTGTGACCGTGACAATCAGCGCCACTTCTCCCACCGACTGCGACTGCCATCTATTGGACGATTTATGATCTGCTTTTTAAGTAGTAGATGCCATTGAAGTACGTAGATGGCCTGCGCCTCTGTCACCCGACAATATTTCCTTGAACGCATACAACTAGTTGAGGAATAACCAAAAatccaatggggttggccggtcgaagtatttagcagatggcgccatcatagctagCCCTGTTACGAGTAAAGAAACAATtctttaatgccctggatgccagccctttaaccctattctcatagaaaaagggacaagctatgatggcgccatctatgccaccctttgacagttgccaaccccattatacAAACTTAAATTGGGTGCAGATTACTTACCACAGGACTCCGCCTACGAAGATTTTGTTGTAGAAGTTTTGCTTGGCGTCATACCAGGGCTTCCACGGCCCGCACGGGATCGGCAACTCGTTCATGTGCGCATCGCATACCTCTGCGAgacaaaataggtacctaccgtaaaacgtgcctactttgctccaaaattgGCACCACTTTAATGAAatcttgaatattttttaa
This portion of the Cydia amplana chromosome 7, ilCydAmpl1.1, whole genome shotgun sequence genome encodes:
- the LOC134649876 gene encoding uncharacterized protein LOC134649876, translating into MLRSRILGLRRVVTAVPQVTIPRLTPARTYKVHQVCDAHMNELPIPCGPWKPWYDAKQNFYNKIFVGGVLWFLFSFAVMILTDSIWLNFSPPAYPGPPSDKVEDCEDEV